The region GATCAGCCGACGCATCGCCGCCGACATGCAGCGGGAGGCCCAGACGATCGGACGAACCCAAACCACCCGGTCACTCCACGAAAACCGGAACCGATGCCAAGTGGCCCGGTATTGATGCTACAGAGACAATAATCATGACTGTTTGCCAGGCGGCGTTTGAGAGCACGCCCGGTGGATTCTCACTCCTTGTTCACCCGGATGACGATATCCTTCGGCAAGGCCAGTCCGGCCGCCACCTGCATGGCCTTGAACAGGCCCACGGGGACAGCACATCCGCTACAGCAGCCGGTCAACACCGAGCGTGCCGCCTGCATGAGCGCGCTTCCCGGCTCAGGCCCGATTTCCTGGAAGGCATCGAAGGGGCCCTGCGTCTTCAAGAGATCACCGAGCTGGTCAATCTTCTCGCAGTCGCTCTGGATCTCGAACGATACGTTCTGATCGTCCAGACTAACTGCCGACGCTTTCGTATGAAATCCGCAGACGCCGGCGTCAATCTCGACAGTCGCCTTCATGGTGATCCTCGTGCTACCCGGCCCGCCCGATGCGAACGGCCACTTCCGCCACGCGGCGTCCGAGGTTCCTGGCCGTGGACAGGCCGAATTCGTCACCGCTGATATCGTCCTTGCCGTTGTTGAGCAGCGTCCCGCCGATGTGAGCGGTGGGCCTGCCGTCCCCGACCACGATCATCTCCTGGCACAGCATGGCCGCCAGGACTGATTGAACGGTCAACTCCTGCCCGCCGTTGCGCGCGGCGCCCACGGCCAGCACGCCGCCGACCTTGTTGCCGAGGGCGAAGCTGTTCTTGCGGAAGACCATGCAGCGGTCCAGGAACGCCTTGCACAGCGAACTCATGTTTCCAAAGTAGACCGGGGTGCCCACGATGATGCCGGCCACGTCGGCACCGCTGATCTTTTCGGCGACGGCGGGAAAGTCGTCCTTCTCTCCAGGCTGCAGCGGTACGCCGGCCGCGACATCGCCAGGGATCTTCATGCCGGCCAGTTCGATCAGTTCCACCTCCACGCCCGGCGATGCCGCCTTGGCAGCATCCAGGCAAGCCCGCATGGCCGCCGCGGTCGTCTTGCCTTTGCGGGGGCTACAGCAGACTCCCACGATCTTGAGCTTGCCGCCGGTTGGCCTTTCGGCCGCCTTGGCAGTTCCTACACCTGCGACCGCGCCAGCAGCCACCACTGTCCCGGCCGCTTCCAGAAATCCGCGTCTTGACAAGTCCTGTTTCATCGCATGTCTCCTTGAAAAAGGGTTGTCCTACTGGTCGGCTCGCGACTAATCGCAACCACCGCCCCCAAATCCGCTAAGAGGTACTGGTCATCGAGGCGTGCTGAACATGCACGTGCCCATCCTCCATCTCGTAGATGGTGTCGAAGAGGTCGAGCATGCGGTGATCGTGCGTCTCCCAGACGCGCATGAAGTTCCGTCGTCTCGACCAAGCGGTTGACCGAGGTATCGTCGGCATCATCAGGCAACGAGGGCCAAGGGAAGTCACATCCGCAAGTGGCGACGACACACGCCGCCACGATGAACAAGGGGACATGCTCGTGGTGAATCATGGTAAGCCTCCGTCTCGCTCCAGGCCGTCCTGGTCTGGATTGCTGAGAATCCACTCGCTTCTCGTGGTCAAACAAACACAGCGAATCGTTCTTCTCTCGCCCTTCTTGCCACACCGAGTTCTGCCTTGCGTTCACAGCGGTCTCTTTGCGAAGCCTCACCTCCTCTCGGCAAATCACTGTGCCGTGTACAACAGATACACGCCGCCCAGCAAAACCAGCACACCGCAGATCTTCTTGAGGATCACCGCACCTTTGGATTGTTCGTTCCAGTTCAGATACTTCTGCACCACTTCCGTGGATGTCCCCGCCGCCACAATCATCGAGCAGTGCCCGACACCGTAGGCCAACAGCAGGACCGCCCCGTATAGGGCGCTCGTCGTCGCGACTTTGAAGGTAACAGCCAGGATCGGCGCCATGTATGCGAACGTGCACGGACCCAGCGCGATCCCAAAAACCAGCCCGAGAATGAAGGCGGCCAGTGCGCCCTTACGCTTCATCTGAACCTGACCAGGGCCGGAGAACGGCATGGGGATCACGTCCAGGAGGACGAGGCCAACAAGGAAGAAGATCAGCGCAACAAAGTAATTGCCGTAGCGTCCTACGTCGCCCATCATCCGACCGGCCGCCGCGGTGATGACGCCGATCAGGGCGATAGTGAGCAGTATCCCCACGGCAAACAGCGTGGAGATGCCGAAGGCTCGCCGCGTGGTCATCTGTCCCTGCTGGTCGATGAAGCCGACGATCAGCGGGATGCTCGCCAGGTGACATGGGCTCAGGATGATGCTCAGAATGCCCCAGACGAATGAAGCAGCCAGAGCGATGGCCGGCGTACCTTCGACCGCATGCGTCAGTGTGGTGAAAAGCTGCTCGATCATTTGCACTCCCCGATTTTGCATGCGCCGGCAATCTGCTGGGGTGTCATTTTCATCTTGGCGGCCAGTGCCTGGCCGATGGTGACCATGTGACCGGTCGCGGGCGGATGCTTGTCCAGCCAGGCCTTGAGGTTGGCCTCGTTCACGAAGAAGGCTTGTTTGAAGCAGCCCGTGGAGGCCCAGTTGCCGTCCGGGCCTTTCTTCGCGCCCGCCCAGGCCACGGCCGTTTTGGGCTCTAACGAGGCGACGCTGCCGTTGAGCGTCTGGACGCGGATCGTCTCACCCGTCAGAGCGTCCTTGGCCTCGACCTCGATATCCTTCTGGAGCCGGGCCGCGACGCCGAGCCCACACATGACGCAACAGCCGTACGTACGGGTACTCTCCGCTACCTTCACCAGGCACGCATCTTCCGGGTAGACAGCCCGATCGCAGAATCCACACCGCGCGGCGAGTTCCTTGTTGCGAAGCCCTTCCCAGTTGAGGATGTTGCCAGGGCTCTTCTGCTGCTCTTTCGTCGCCGCTTCCTTGTCCGAGAAGGCCATGACCGTCGGCCGGCCTTTCGGGTCCAGGCCGTAAAGATAGGTCGCTGTCGTTGCTGGGACGAGATTGCCGGACACCGTGTCCGTCGCGCTGGTGATGGCCTCGGCCTTCGCCGGCTCCTTCACGCTGGAGTGGTAGATGAAGAAGCAGTGCGGTGAACACAGGATGATCTGCTCCGTCTGACCCTTGACAACCACCCGCGTCTTAGGGTTTACGTCGCCATCGCACATGAAGCAGACGCTGTCCCTGGACCGCGCATCAGCGACCGCGGGAACCGCGCGTTCAATTGAGGCCGCCGGCTTGCCTGCAAGATCGACACCGAGCTCCTTCCACTTACCGAGGATGTCCTCCTTGGAAAAGAAGCCCTCGTGCCGGAACCGCTCCTTACCCGAGGCGTCGTAGAAGATCTGCGTCGGGATGAGCCGGATCTTGTAGGGGTCTCCGGCTCTCGGGTTTTCCCACACGTCTACGAACTCAACCTCCATCCGTCCCACGAACTCCTTCTTGAGTTCCTCCAGGATGGGGGCCATCTTCTTGCAGGGGATGCATTTGCCTGCGCCGACATCGACCAGCCGAGGCAACTTCTCCCTGGGTGCCGAGGTGTTCCCCGAAGCTGGCTGGCTCGGCGGTGTCGCCTGCGCTCCCAAGATCGCCGCCGTCTGAATGGGGCTGGTATCAGACGACGGCGTCTCCCCTTGGTCGTTGCCGGTCTTAACCCAGAAGACCGCCGCTACGATGGCGATAAGGGCGGCGACGACAACGAACTTGCCGCTCGACGCCACACAGCAGGCTCCCTGAGCCTCCGCCGCGTTCCGATTCTCGTGAGTCATTTCAATATCCTTTCGTGCTCTGCACTACACTCTCGACCGTGGCTGTCGCTCCGACGACGCAATGAGCGGCATTCATGAACGGCTGCCGGGGGCTGGGTCTGCGCTGAGGTCGACACCCAGTTCCTTCCACTTGCCCAGGATGTCCTCTCGACCGTAGAAGCCCTCGTGCCGAAACAACTCCTTGCCCGACGCGTCGTAGAAGATCTGCGTTGGGATCATGCGAATCTGGTAAGGGTAGCCGGCGTCGGGTTTCTCCCAGACGTCGATGAATTCGACTTCCATCCGTCCGGCGAATTCCTTTTTGAGTTCCGCCAGGATGGGAGCCATCCTCTTGCAGGGGATGCATTTGCCGGCCCCAATATCGACCAGCCGCGGCAACGCCTTTTGCGCCGTCGGATCCTGGTCGTTCTGTGCCTCGGCAGGTCGGCTTGCCGAAACCGGTTGCACCTGCGGCTGATCGCCCGTGCGGGCGGCATCCTTGTTCTTCTGCTTGCTCGCCATGATGGCGCCCACAACAATCAGCAGGCCCGCTATGATGCCGATCCTTAAAATCTTGTTCATGATAACCATACTCTCCTGATTGCAGCGCCAAGCCTACATGCCGGATGCACCGCTGAGGAACGAGGACAATTCCGTCCGCACGTATTCGGTAAAACCACCGTAATCACCGACCAACTCCCAGACCGATTTCAGGTTCTTCCACTCGGCTAGTTTCCCATCTCTCATACGAACCAGGACCAGCGACTGAGCAGTCAATTCGTAATCCTTCTCGAAATGCTCGTTCCCTGGTTCTTCGATATTGATCGGGCGCCACTCAATCAGCCCGCCGCCGAGCTCTCCGGCAAAGTGCGTTTCGATCGCCTGGTTGGCCCATTCCTCGATCTGCAGGCAGGTGTGGCAGCGCACCGTTCGATGACAATAGAAAGCGACCACTTCCGGCGAGGTCGCGAACGCCGACGACTCTCCGCTCGGCTGCGAGGCAACCGTTGTTGTGACCCCTGCTGGCTGGGTAGCTGGGCGAGTGGCAGGGGCGGGGCCAGGGGCAGGACTTGGAGAAACCGGCATCAAGCATGTGCCGCACGTTCCGCTCGTCGAACCGGTTCCGGCCCACCAGTGGCTGGTCGCGATCGACCCGCCAAGGACCGCGATACAGGCCATGACGATGGCAATGCGGCCCAACCGTCCCATGCGTGGCCAGTACTGCCACGCGATGAGCAGAATCACTATCAGCAGCGCGGAAATCCACACGCTGATCGGGGAACCGCCGCTACACTGTTGGCAGGGCTGCATTTGTCAGTCAACCTCAGCGAGACCTTCTGGCCCCCACGCGGATAAGAGCCCCAAGGATCGTCACGACATCACGCTGGTCAGCAAAGTAGTAATGTCTGCCTCCGAGAGAACCTTGCCCGCAGACTTAACCTCGCCGTCAATCGCCAAAGCCGGAGTCATCATCACCCCGCGCTTCATGATATCCGCCAGTTGCGTGACCTTGCACACCTCATATTCGATGCCAAGGTTCTTGGCTGCGTTTTCGGCGTTCGCCGCCAGCGTTTTGCACTTTGGGCACCCGGTTCCAAGAATCTCGATTCTCATAAGATATCTCCCATCAGCATCCCGCGGCCGCAAGGGCCTTGACCTTGTCCACGACCTTCTTGGCGTCGCCGATCATGTCCGGCTGAGCGGGCTTCTTCTCGACGCCCAGGTCGGTTGTGACCACGTGCACATCGACGGGAAGGTCCGCCTTCTCCATAACCTTGCGCGCGCAATGATCATCGCATCCGTCGATGACGATGCGCCGGCCGGCCTTGCGGGCCCGATCCATCTTGTCGCCGATGTCGGCGGCCACGGCCGCAATGCAGAAAAGACTCCCGACGCCCTGCTGCATGGCCTGCACCCCGGCCCGATTGGCCACCTGGCCCGAATGGGCCGCCCCGGCGCAGGTGAAGATCAGCGTTTCGCCCGTACTTCCACAACCGCATCCCATAGTACACCTCGTCTCAAGAAACGAGAGAACCGAATATCATCCCCGTGATCGTGGCCATCACCACGACCAGGGACACAAAAACGACCGTCTTGCGCGTGCCCATGATGCTGCGAATCACCAGCATGCTCGGCAGCGAGAGTGCAGGTCCGGCCAACAACAATGACAGAGCGGGCCCCTTGCCCATGCCCGAACCGAGCAGCCCCTGGAGGATCGGCACTTCGGTCAGGGTCGCGAAATACATGAACGCGCCGAAGACGCTTGCGAAAGAGTTCGTCCAAACAGGCCAGACCGGCCGCACGACGGACTCGAAACTTCCGCCACCCCAGCCGGTTACGGCAAAAAACGTATCCGGCTTGTCGCCGACCAGCATCTCGACGTACTTGCTCGGGATGAAGCCTTCGTGGTCCGGCCGACCGAGGAGGAATCCTGCCACCAGCACACCGAAGAATAGCAGTGGCAGGATCTGCTTGGCGAAACTCCAGGTGGCATAGAACCAGTCGCTGGCTTCACCCTTGCTTGTGCTGGTGATCGCTGAGAGGCCGACGACCGCTGCCGTGAACGGGATCATGATCCACAACCCTTGGACAGGCAGGATCATCGCCAGGACAACGGCAGGGGCTGCGGCAGCTAGCACTTTCCACCAGGCCACGTGAAACCAGATGACCAGGATCAGGGCCAGAGCAGCGGCAAAGCCCGCCGTGATAGCCCACTTGGCACCCCAGATCCGCGTCCATGCACCGGCGACGGGCGTCTTCTCAATGACCTGATCGCCGGACAAATGGATCTGTTGCCCTGCCTCCGGACCATCCACGACCTTCAGAGTGTAGGTAATCGGTGACGCCTCGGACGCCTTGACGATCGAGGCATGAAAAGTCTGGCCATCGCCGGTCTTGAAGAGCCAGTCATTGGGTGCACCCCAGTTGGCGAATACGAGAACGCCGATCATCGCGGCGAAGAATGCGGCATTCTGCCACAGCGGTCGCGATACCTGGGGTTCGGGCATGGCCATCTGTCCGTTGGCTTTCTCGATTTCTTCTTTGCGGTAGATGAAGTGCATGATC is a window of Phycisphaerae bacterium DNA encoding:
- a CDS encoding flavodoxin family protein, producing the protein MKQDLSRRGFLEAAGTVVAAGAVAGVGTAKAAERPTGGKLKIVGVCCSPRKGKTTAAAMRACLDAAKAASPGVEVELIELAGMKIPGDVAAGVPLQPGEKDDFPAVAEKISGADVAGIIVGTPVYFGNMSSLCKAFLDRCMVFRKNSFALGNKVGGVLAVGAARNGGQELTVQSVLAAMLCQEMIVVGDGRPTAHIGGTLLNNGKDDISGDEFGLSTARNLGRRVAEVAVRIGRAG
- a CDS encoding cytochrome C biogenesis protein codes for the protein MIEQLFTTLTHAVEGTPAIALAASFVWGILSIILSPCHLASIPLIVGFIDQQGQMTTRRAFGISTLFAVGILLTIALIGVITAAAGRMMGDVGRYGNYFVALIFFLVGLVLLDVIPMPFSGPGQVQMKRKGALAAFILGLVFGIALGPCTFAYMAPILAVTFKVATTSALYGAVLLLAYGVGHCSMIVAAGTSTEVVQKYLNWNEQSKGAVILKKICGVLVLLGGVYLLYTAQ
- a CDS encoding thioredoxin family protein, giving the protein MASKQKNKDAARTGDQPQVQPVSASRPAEAQNDQDPTAQKALPRLVDIGAGKCIPCKRMAPILAELKKEFAGRMEVEFIDVWEKPDAGYPYQIRMIPTQIFYDASGKELFRHEGFYGREDILGKWKELGVDLSADPAPGSRS
- a CDS encoding TM0996/MTH895 family glutaredoxin-like protein yields the protein MRIEILGTGCPKCKTLAANAENAAKNLGIEYEVCKVTQLADIMKRGVMMTPALAIDGEVKSAGKVLSEADITTLLTSVMS
- a CDS encoding putative zinc-binding protein, translated to MGCGCGSTGETLIFTCAGAAHSGQVANRAGVQAMQQGVGSLFCIAAVAADIGDKMDRARKAGRRIVIDGCDDHCARKVMEKADLPVDVHVVTTDLGVEKKPAQPDMIGDAKKVVDKVKALAAAGC
- a CDS encoding permease, encoding MDWKTEWKKLLAMVVVFLVFFYLPVEWPRFNGGISEALHLAKWYAREHVLLCLVPAFFIAGAIGVFISQASVMKYLGPRANKVLAYGVASVSGTILAVCSCTVLPLFAGIYRMGAGLGPASAFLYSGPAINVLAIILTARILGLELGVARAVGAVAFSVVIGLIMHFIYRKEEIEKANGQMAMPEPQVSRPLWQNAAFFAAMIGVLVFANWGAPNDWLFKTGDGQTFHASIVKASEASPITYTLKVVDGPEAGQQIHLSGDQVIEKTPVAGAWTRIWGAKWAITAGFAAALALILVIWFHVAWWKVLAAAAPAVVLAMILPVQGLWIMIPFTAAVVGLSAITSTSKGEASDWFYATWSFAKQILPLLFFGVLVAGFLLGRPDHEGFIPSKYVEMLVGDKPDTFFAVTGWGGGSFESVVRPVWPVWTNSFASVFGAFMYFATLTEVPILQGLLGSGMGKGPALSLLLAGPALSLPSMLVIRSIMGTRKTVVFVSLVVVMATITGMIFGSLVS